The Etheostoma cragini isolate CJK2018 chromosome 5, CSU_Ecrag_1.0, whole genome shotgun sequence genome contains a region encoding:
- the areg gene encoding proheparin-binding EGF-like growth factor yields the protein MVHWDSYALFSPSLCPVGSTVVSGAQGSEATFSSELAGGTGGPASGEGLHSSMSDEEQLEVDEEVSGANNGNFSLVELHPGQDDKKKSKGKGKKRNKHKSKSTTPLNPKHTFFTNVYSSTLSTTEDPCTSTHLGYCIHGYCKHMEGLQEPVCICMKGYDGERCGIQSLGTIKTQINNTELVQTVLVIIAVVLSVISCSAILLMTCAHYRSHKNFLASYLGSGTEQEKLQKSMGEVVV from the exons atggTGCAT tgggattCTTACGCTTTATTCTCGCCATCTTTGTGTCCTGTTGGTTCCACAGTAGTCTCTGGTGCTCAGGGATCTGAGGCCACGTTCTCCAGTGAACTGGCTGGAGGGACCGGGGGTCCGGCCTCGGGGGAGGGCCTCCACAGTTCGATGAGCGACGAGGAACAGCTGGAAGTAGATGAGGAGGTTTCAGGAGCAAACAACGGAAATTTCAGCCTTGTTG AGTTACATCCCGGCCAAGATGATAAGAAGAAAAGTAAAGGCAAAGGCAAGAAAAGGAACAAGCACAAGAGCAAAAGCACAACTCCCCTCAACCCCAAGCACACGTTCTTCACCAACGTATACTCATCGACTCTCAGCACCACAGAGGACCCCTGCACCTCCACCCACCTGGGCTACTGCATTCACGGTTACTGCAAGCACATGGAGGGGCTGCAGGAGccagtgtgtat ATGTATGAAGGGTTATGATGGAGAGCGCTGTGGGATCCAGTCTTTGGGGACAATTAAAACCCAGATCAACAATACTGAGCTGGTCCAGACAGTCTTAGTGATTATCGCTGTGGTCCTGTCGGTCATCAGCTGCTCCGCCATACTGCTCATGACCTGTGCTCA TTACAGGTCACATAAAAACTTCTTGGCATCCTACCTGGGATCTGGGACGGAGCAGGAGAAGCTACAGAAATCCATGGGCGAGGTTGTGGTGTGA